A section of the Bacteroidota bacterium genome encodes:
- a CDS encoding YCF48-related protein — MRNLISLLLITVCIVSGPSSRAQQSWTQTKGPEGGAISAVCVDSINHVFIATKAGGIYESQDSGTHWIPRNAGLSTLYFRDIQASAPDYVFAVSNQEGIFRMKRQESPAWVLLDTTATFASSIATLAITPNGDLFISASSSGILVSHDNGDHFSAAASGIDRKDLPIKFLSAPDSARLYAAAWNGTVYFSSDNGQNWTSIGKHPSMHEVTALLALPSGSVLVGDKTGNVYLDTNGTSWQRVIDSATSLNNGTYNLFFSRVSGHVFCRAVNGLLFRSSDMGLTWTKIIKEIEGGEYFPAAVNKEGVIFAGVDYDGMLRSFDDGEEFEAINNNLIGTYIFSVQVGPDGTTLYANSSERIYRSYDQGQNWNLLSLEIHDLLSAPSFSIDSAGVLYAIDLARVHVSTDSGTTWHQTLAGDTLLQTFTLVSTKDRTFASSYRGLFATQDHGMTWTNVTPTGDSTMVNTVVVGMDGAVYAEMGNGDLFKATNINATTWTQLGKSSNLTLVMKDGRTMFDINNNAAERSSDGGLNWTSLPPVDPVNYHKVFGLFIDKKNQLFLSTDSGIYISKDLGDTWLTSYDGLHGPSTSRIIGAHDVCQDKFGNYYAASNGQGVFLSPATSSAVTWSSLSKTNTLECYPNPVISITKLHFALESSGFVHVQLTDVLGRVVWSTQDQSFSGGEHTMDLNLQDFPSGAYLCSVRHGDANDNLWINVTH; from the coding sequence ATGCGAAATCTCATCTCCCTGCTTCTTATCACTGTATGCATCGTTAGTGGACCATCCTCCCGCGCACAACAATCCTGGACGCAAACAAAGGGCCCGGAAGGCGGCGCGATTAGCGCAGTCTGCGTCGATTCGATCAATCACGTTTTCATTGCCACCAAAGCCGGAGGCATTTATGAAAGCCAGGACAGCGGCACCCATTGGATCCCCCGCAACGCTGGGCTGAGCACGTTGTACTTTCGCGACATTCAGGCATCGGCGCCCGACTATGTGTTTGCTGTCTCAAATCAAGAAGGCATTTTTCGAATGAAGCGTCAGGAAAGTCCGGCGTGGGTCCTGTTGGACACGACCGCAACATTTGCGTCATCCATTGCCACTTTGGCCATCACACCGAATGGAGACTTGTTTATCTCAGCCAGCTCCTCTGGGATTCTCGTCAGCCATGACAATGGGGACCACTTTAGCGCCGCAGCCTCGGGGATCGACCGGAAGGACTTGCCCATCAAATTCCTCAGCGCTCCCGACTCTGCGCGGTTGTATGCCGCAGCGTGGAATGGCACGGTGTACTTCTCATCGGACAATGGGCAGAACTGGACCTCAATCGGAAAGCATCCCTCGATGCATGAAGTAACAGCTCTGCTGGCCCTGCCGAGCGGTTCCGTTCTCGTGGGCGATAAGACGGGCAACGTATATCTTGATACGAACGGAACGAGTTGGCAACGCGTGATCGACAGCGCCACCTCCCTGAATAATGGCACGTACAATCTCTTCTTTAGTCGAGTCTCTGGTCACGTCTTCTGTCGCGCCGTGAACGGGCTGCTCTTTCGATCGAGCGATATGGGTCTCACGTGGACCAAAATCATCAAGGAAATTGAAGGTGGAGAGTATTTCCCGGCCGCCGTCAATAAGGAAGGGGTTATCTTCGCCGGCGTCGATTACGATGGGATGCTGCGCTCATTTGATGACGGCGAGGAATTTGAGGCAATTAATAATAATCTGATTGGCACGTATATCTTCAGCGTCCAGGTTGGCCCCGACGGTACGACCTTGTATGCTAATTCCAGCGAGCGAATCTACCGCTCCTACGATCAAGGCCAGAACTGGAATCTCCTCTCGCTGGAGATTCACGACCTCCTGAGCGCACCCTCTTTTTCGATCGATAGCGCAGGAGTACTGTACGCGATCGATCTTGCACGGGTGCACGTCTCCACGGATTCCGGTACTACCTGGCATCAAACGCTCGCCGGCGATACGCTGCTCCAAACGTTTACGCTCGTTTCCACAAAAGATCGGACGTTCGCTTCCTCCTATCGTGGATTGTTCGCAACGCAGGATCATGGCATGACCTGGACGAACGTTACGCCCACCGGTGATAGCACGATGGTCAATACTGTTGTGGTCGGAATGGACGGTGCCGTCTACGCGGAAATGGGTAACGGTGATTTGTTTAAGGCAACAAATATTAATGCCACGACCTGGACTCAGTTGGGCAAGAGTAGCAATTTAACCCTCGTCATGAAAGATGGGAGGACGATGTTCGACATTAATAATAATGCGGCTGAGCGTTCGAGCGATGGTGGACTGAATTGGACGTCTCTGCCACCGGTTGACCCCGTAAATTACCATAAGGTCTTCGGGCTGTTTATCGACAAGAAGAATCAACTCTTCCTGAGCACCGATTCGGGGATTTACATTTCGAAGGACCTCGGCGATACATGGCTGACGTCCTATGATGGATTGCACGGACCAAGCACCTCGCGAATCATTGGCGCACACGATGTCTGCCAGGATAAGTTCGGCAATTACTACGCGGCATCGAACGGTCAAGGGGTATTTCTTAGTCCCGCCACCTCGAGCGCGGTCACATGGTCGTCGCTTTCCAAGACAAATACACTCGAGTGTTACCCGAACCCTGTCATCAGCATCACGAAGCTCCATTT
- a CDS encoding choice-of-anchor D domain-containing protein gives MKLAARYMYLAVAGLLLVHLSVSSVALAQSQKGIPSDGRDYYLGFMRTSFDCTTVIPYQSYWILISSYYDCNVTVGYFDHQTGAEVIGSQVHIVAKNYAQVPINLSYVIVSDGNSGNLNVDGEVPEFTGIHVHADHPINVQYFSAGPDDAEMYLALPTSALGKEYVVAAAPNDDGTGAPSPARFCNNGGEPSSSFFGVIAVQDGTHVKIFPAGTTRKGFPGATSGPNNGQGTPSELDVTLQRGQVYWVKSNISSKPGLWDIDETGSQVVADQAVGVLAGCENAFNGNTNNNFADNRNMNLEMMVPTQYWTDSGYLVMPMFDSPGIDPSDNSAGDQVKMIVADKGVNGCQVKGHLATGLRSYDVPLYDFSVENNVEDGAHFYSDCGHKFAVEQYDYRGAGGSASRQGPFTAPAQMNVVSASRYRTSFMWTVPDDVRQVAKHRYINVIARSDQFSKIKVWKNGLPIGTIGNIGVPWGTTRFPDYPQLSGRRYELGVGCYYATADSAFAVYQYGMSGFDFDGDLGDWDADDFFNEYAAPCGQSFGIDGAGAPKISVDTLCSSWNLHVLDTLILDHFISAVDILDDPLGVIKKRPGSDGGYVSTNVAFDPVNYTIVPGDSTKVNPTIVVVNPLKDAEAWVWAVNGAGEDTLVHLLYTAPALAFGAITHTGPDSLAFLNAQEGVDTCSYFVFKNNGAPGSGNYSLKNISFRMGNQGFSATTDPKLPASLNPGDSVIIHVCFNATEAGRVFLDTLVAQTDCPTVLGALIGSTTLPEINATDWNFGSQNLIGKTVCHTVRVWNSGKAPFTLNKNWVMENYGTADFTFPDSTKLPVVLKPGDGIDLQFCFTPSAEVTDSSIQRWGSNIPEPFTHTKKDFSILTGAGIKPDLTWDRSKEIITTECDTVRIDTLYLRNHGSAMITIDSLGIVGLTATEWSIVEVQHGFQKNFIIGQESLPDSDYVIIKYTPDLSRGGDVVDTLIEYDEDGFRQVVLLFANTTYAGLKVSTNSIDFGTVPPNTPSGQQTITITDTGSAPLIINELSIDPPFTIVRPGSTLNLWDTILPGKSKTIIVQGKTTDPSAKGNLTINGMTNCVVQRVVALQIGTSSIGATGSQLSFVPTYVCKNSIDSVAVISSGTRNALLEKVEILPDPAYPTEVSAFQFSASVGGGQTLNLIPPVVLIPGERKTLPVEYQPSDVLPKHAFVRYTFDTADNPTPAGIWTDMEPLLGTGLQEHTVISVAADPTNPVVKFTGHANDIIQVPLHILKPIRSEAAVAKIAFDVSFEQDLFDPTGAGAAIATNGYQIVSQTESDAGGIATWHIVVHPTAKTAFDSADVIGNLSLKIMVARETSSNFVASNVDFQDVNGTSLCYVLHQEIPGVFTPIDLCGNPTERTFLTVGAVRFSIGEAHPNPATHSAQVTLDVHQDGTPMTVELFNVLGQSVRTFTTDQLMSAGTRDLDLDLTGLAGGSYTLRVTAPEQVHSQMILIQK, from the coding sequence ATGAAGCTTGCTGCAAGATACATGTACCTGGCCGTGGCCGGGCTACTGCTCGTTCACCTCTCCGTGTCCAGTGTTGCGTTGGCGCAGTCCCAAAAGGGCATACCATCCGACGGACGTGATTATTACTTGGGGTTCATGCGAACGAGCTTCGATTGTACGACGGTCATACCGTATCAATCCTACTGGATACTCATCAGCTCGTATTACGACTGCAACGTCACGGTCGGCTACTTCGATCACCAAACCGGTGCGGAAGTGATCGGGAGTCAGGTACACATTGTGGCTAAAAATTACGCCCAAGTTCCGATAAATCTCTCGTATGTCATTGTCTCCGATGGTAACAGCGGCAATCTCAACGTTGATGGTGAAGTGCCCGAATTCACGGGCATCCATGTTCATGCCGACCACCCGATCAATGTTCAATACTTTTCAGCAGGCCCTGACGATGCCGAGATGTATTTGGCCTTGCCGACCAGCGCGCTTGGAAAGGAATATGTCGTCGCGGCCGCGCCAAACGACGATGGGACCGGTGCTCCATCGCCTGCACGGTTTTGTAACAATGGCGGTGAGCCTTCGAGCTCGTTCTTCGGGGTGATTGCCGTTCAGGACGGAACGCACGTAAAGATATTCCCAGCGGGGACGACGCGTAAGGGTTTCCCCGGCGCGACCTCTGGTCCGAATAACGGACAGGGTACGCCTTCGGAGCTTGACGTCACGCTCCAGCGTGGTCAGGTCTATTGGGTTAAATCTAATATTTCATCCAAGCCAGGTCTTTGGGATATTGACGAGACGGGATCTCAGGTTGTTGCGGACCAGGCGGTTGGCGTGCTTGCCGGATGCGAGAATGCATTCAATGGCAACACGAATAACAACTTTGCCGACAACAGAAATATGAATCTTGAAATGATGGTCCCGACCCAATATTGGACCGACTCAGGTTATCTTGTGATGCCTATGTTCGATTCGCCCGGCATCGATCCGAGCGATAACAGTGCCGGGGACCAGGTCAAGATGATCGTAGCCGATAAGGGTGTAAACGGCTGTCAGGTCAAGGGGCACCTTGCGACTGGTCTTCGCTCGTATGACGTACCGCTCTATGACTTCTCCGTAGAGAACAATGTCGAGGATGGAGCGCATTTCTATTCGGACTGTGGCCATAAATTCGCTGTCGAGCAGTACGATTACCGCGGAGCTGGCGGATCCGCCAGCCGGCAAGGGCCATTTACCGCGCCAGCACAGATGAATGTTGTCTCTGCCTCACGCTATCGCACCAGTTTCATGTGGACCGTCCCGGACGATGTGAGGCAGGTGGCCAAACATCGTTACATAAACGTGATCGCGCGCAGCGATCAGTTTTCCAAGATCAAGGTTTGGAAAAATGGACTTCCGATTGGCACGATCGGTAATATAGGGGTTCCATGGGGAACGACAAGGTTTCCAGATTATCCCCAATTGAGTGGCCGACGCTACGAACTGGGTGTTGGGTGTTACTATGCGACCGCCGATAGCGCGTTCGCGGTCTATCAGTATGGGATGTCCGGATTCGATTTCGATGGCGATCTCGGAGATTGGGACGCTGATGACTTCTTCAATGAATATGCCGCGCCCTGCGGACAATCGTTTGGCATCGACGGTGCCGGGGCTCCAAAGATCTCAGTCGATACGCTCTGTAGCTCCTGGAACCTTCACGTTCTCGATACCCTGATTCTCGACCATTTTATCTCAGCAGTCGATATCTTGGACGACCCGCTTGGCGTTATCAAGAAGCGTCCAGGTTCTGATGGTGGTTATGTATCCACCAATGTTGCGTTTGACCCGGTCAACTATACTATTGTACCGGGAGATAGCACAAAAGTCAATCCGACGATTGTGGTTGTCAACCCTCTGAAGGATGCCGAGGCATGGGTTTGGGCGGTCAATGGTGCCGGTGAAGACACATTGGTCCATTTGCTCTATACCGCTCCGGCCTTAGCATTTGGGGCGATTACCCACACCGGCCCTGATAGTCTGGCCTTCCTAAATGCACAGGAGGGGGTGGACACCTGCTCCTATTTTGTATTTAAGAATAATGGTGCTCCTGGCTCGGGGAATTATAGTCTCAAGAATATAAGCTTCCGGATGGGCAATCAAGGCTTTTCGGCCACGACGGATCCGAAGTTGCCAGCCAGTTTGAATCCCGGGGATTCAGTGATTATTCACGTATGCTTCAATGCTACTGAAGCTGGACGAGTATTTTTAGATACACTCGTTGCCCAGACGGACTGCCCAACTGTGCTTGGCGCGCTCATTGGTTCAACGACGCTCCCAGAGATCAATGCTACCGATTGGAACTTCGGGTCGCAGAATCTGATCGGCAAGACGGTGTGCCATACGGTTCGTGTTTGGAATTCGGGCAAGGCTCCATTTACACTCAACAAGAATTGGGTAATGGAGAACTATGGTACTGCCGATTTCACATTCCCGGATTCCACCAAGTTGCCAGTGGTGCTCAAGCCAGGCGATGGAATCGACCTGCAATTCTGCTTTACACCATCCGCCGAGGTGACTGATTCTTCAATTCAACGCTGGGGTTCTAACATACCCGAGCCCTTTACGCATACGAAGAAGGATTTCAGCATTTTGACCGGTGCAGGGATTAAGCCGGACTTGACCTGGGATCGATCGAAAGAGATCATAACTACCGAGTGCGACACGGTGCGAATCGATACGCTGTACCTGCGAAACCATGGATCGGCAATGATCACGATTGATAGCTTGGGAATCGTAGGATTGACGGCTACCGAATGGTCCATAGTCGAAGTTCAGCATGGCTTCCAAAAGAACTTCATAATTGGGCAGGAGTCATTACCTGATAGCGATTATGTGATAATCAAGTACACTCCGGACCTTTCTCGCGGGGGGGATGTAGTAGATACGCTTATAGAGTATGATGAAGACGGTTTCCGTCAGGTTGTCCTTCTCTTCGCGAATACTACGTATGCCGGGCTCAAAGTATCCACGAATTCAATCGATTTTGGCACCGTGCCGCCGAACACGCCGAGTGGCCAGCAGACCATAACGATTACCGATACGGGCAGTGCGCCACTCATCATCAACGAACTCTCAATCGATCCGCCGTTCACGATCGTGCGGCCAGGATCGACGTTGAATCTCTGGGATACAATCCTGCCTGGCAAGAGCAAGACGATTATCGTCCAGGGCAAAACCACTGATCCTTCAGCAAAGGGCAATCTCACGATTAATGGCATGACGAATTGCGTCGTGCAACGAGTTGTGGCACTGCAAATTGGCACCTCTTCAATTGGCGCAACGGGTAGTCAGCTTTCGTTCGTGCCCACATACGTCTGCAAGAACAGCATCGATAGTGTGGCTGTAATTTCGTCTGGTACACGTAATGCCTTGCTGGAAAAGGTAGAGATTCTACCCGATCCGGCTTATCCGACTGAAGTGAGTGCATTCCAATTCTCCGCATCGGTTGGAGGTGGACAGACATTAAACCTGATCCCACCTGTGGTGCTCATTCCTGGTGAGCGGAAGACACTCCCGGTTGAATATCAGCCGAGCGATGTCCTGCCGAAGCATGCATTCGTTCGCTATACGTTCGATACGGCCGATAACCCAACGCCGGCTGGTATCTGGACCGATATGGAGCCATTACTTGGAACGGGCTTGCAGGAGCATACCGTAATAAGCGTGGCAGCGGATCCGACCAATCCGGTGGTGAAGTTTACCGGTCATGCGAACGACATCATTCAGGTGCCTCTGCACATCTTGAAGCCGATTCGCAGTGAGGCCGCCGTCGCAAAGATTGCTTTCGACGTGAGCTTTGAGCAGGATTTATTCGATCCGACCGGGGCTGGCGCCGCCATCGCAACCAACGGATATCAGATCGTGAGTCAGACGGAGTCGGACGCGGGTGGCATCGCAACATGGCACATCGTTGTCCACCCTACTGCCAAGACTGCATTCGATAGTGCGGATGTGATTGGCAATTTATCGCTCAAGATCATGGTCGCGCGGGAAACGTCGAGCAACTTTGTGGCCTCGAACGTTGATTTCCAGGATGTCAACGGCACGAGCCTCTGCTATGTGCTGCATCAAGAGATTCCCGGAGTGTTCACGCCGATTGATCTGTGCGGCAATCCAACAGAACGCACATTCCTGACGGTGGGCGCAGTCCGGTTCTCGATTGGAGAGGCGCATCCGAATCCAGCGACGCATTCGGCGCAAGTCACATTGGATGTGCACCAGGACGGTACACCCATGACGGTCGAACTCTTCAACGTCCTCGGCCAGAGTGTGCGGACCTTCACGACCGACCAACTCATGTCGGCCGGTACACGCGATCTCGATCTCGACCTGACTGGCCTTGCCGGCGGGAGTTACACCTTGCGTGTGACCGCACCTGAGCAAGTCCACTCGCAGATGATCCTGATCCAAAAGTAG
- a CDS encoding AAA family ATPase has translation MASPNHATESRLREIDKELAELQEQRTQLRSHWEHEKNLIKGIRSQREEIEQLRLQAEQLERQGELARVAELRYGSIPATEADLKKKQDELERLQREKQMLKEVVGPEDIAEVVAKWTGIPVSKMLESEREKLLRMEDRLHDRIVGQDEAVTAVSNAIRRSRAGLQDRNRPIGSFIFLGSTGVGKTELARALAEFLFDDEHAMVRIDMSEYMEKFSVSRLIGAPPGYVGYEEGGQLTEAVRRRPYSVLLLDEIEKAHPDVFNILLQVLDDGRLTDSQGRTVDFKNAIVIMTSNIGSQLITKEMTHLTDENRDRLLADLRTKLMGELRKTIRPEFLNRIDDIVMFQPLTQADIRRIVDIQITRVAEMMQKSGIHLDVTTDARDWLAQSGFDPAYGARPLKRVIQRAVIDPMAMKMLSGEFLPGDSVRVDHTESGQYIFEKVSSTEGA, from the coding sequence ATGGCCTCACCAAATCACGCAACTGAATCCCGCCTGCGGGAAATTGACAAAGAACTCGCTGAATTGCAGGAGCAGCGGACGCAGCTCCGCTCGCATTGGGAGCACGAAAAGAATCTGATCAAGGGGATCCGCTCGCAACGCGAGGAGATCGAGCAGCTCCGTCTGCAAGCCGAACAACTCGAGCGACAAGGCGAACTTGCGCGAGTTGCGGAATTGCGATATGGCAGCATTCCAGCCACGGAAGCCGATCTTAAGAAAAAGCAGGACGAGCTTGAGCGGTTGCAGCGCGAAAAGCAGATGCTTAAGGAAGTCGTCGGTCCGGAAGACATCGCTGAGGTCGTTGCAAAATGGACCGGCATTCCTGTCTCCAAAATGCTCGAGAGCGAACGCGAGAAATTACTGCGAATGGAAGACCGCCTGCACGACCGAATCGTCGGGCAGGACGAGGCAGTCACTGCCGTTTCCAATGCGATTCGGCGCTCGCGGGCGGGACTTCAGGATCGCAACAGGCCGATAGGCAGCTTCATCTTTTTGGGTTCGACTGGTGTCGGCAAGACGGAGTTGGCGCGCGCCCTTGCCGAATTTCTGTTCGATGATGAGCACGCGATGGTCCGCATCGACATGTCGGAATATATGGAGAAGTTCTCGGTCTCCCGTCTGATCGGAGCGCCGCCGGGCTATGTCGGCTATGAAGAGGGTGGCCAGCTCACGGAGGCAGTGCGCCGCCGACCATACAGTGTGTTGCTCCTGGACGAGATCGAGAAGGCGCATCCTGATGTATTCAATATCCTGCTGCAAGTACTCGATGATGGACGTCTGACCGATTCGCAAGGCCGCACAGTCGATTTCAAGAATGCGATTGTGATCATGACATCGAATATCGGTTCGCAGTTGATCACGAAGGAGATGACTCACCTCACAGATGAAAATCGCGATCGACTGCTGGCCGATCTGCGAACGAAATTGATGGGTGAGCTACGGAAGACTATTCGTCCGGAGTTTCTCAATCGCATCGATGATATTGTCATGTTCCAGCCGCTGACGCAGGCAGATATTCGCAGGATCGTGGATATTCAGATCACGCGTGTAGCCGAAATGATGCAGAAGTCCGGAATCCACCTGGATGTGACCACCGATGCCCGCGACTGGCTTGCGCAGAGCGGGTTCGATCCCGCCTATGGAGCTCGGCCGCTTAAACGTGTGATTCAGCGAGCAGTGATCGATCCAATGGCCATGAAGATGCTATCCGGGGAATTCTTGCCAGGGGATTCTGTGCGCGTTGATCACACGGAATCCGGCCAGTACATCTTCGAAAAGGTGTCGAGCACCGAGGGAGCATGA
- a CDS encoding alpha/beta fold hydrolase: MIHELFEIHSRKGERLHADLRYSHLTEAKEPILVFLHGFKGFKDWGPIPMMMERLAKEGFVTINFNFSHNGVGEDPFALTELDRFAQTTFTRDLEEVHDVLGAITSSDIPIDPARFDRNRIGIIGHSRGAATAILAASQLASLTPVVALAPVATFERWTGRQAEIWKTQGYVEITNQRTGQVMRLNRGLLEDYEAHRGELDILKAAQKLAEQHKPLLVIVGSEDLTAPIAESEAIANAAKSDTTELAIVPRTGHTFGTEHPFAGMTPAFEKVIELTKEFFTRHLKQ, translated from the coding sequence ATGATCCACGAATTGTTCGAGATACATTCTCGAAAAGGAGAGAGGCTCCACGCTGACCTTCGATATTCTCATTTGACAGAGGCCAAAGAGCCCATCCTTGTTTTTCTCCATGGGTTCAAGGGCTTCAAGGATTGGGGACCTATTCCGATGATGATGGAGCGACTAGCCAAAGAAGGCTTTGTCACCATCAACTTCAATTTTTCCCACAATGGGGTCGGAGAAGATCCCTTTGCATTGACAGAACTGGACCGCTTCGCGCAAACGACATTCACCAGGGATCTCGAAGAAGTCCATGATGTGCTCGGCGCGATAACTTCCTCTGATATTCCAATCGATCCTGCTCGATTCGACCGCAATCGAATCGGCATCATCGGACATTCACGAGGCGCCGCGACCGCAATACTCGCCGCTTCCCAATTGGCGAGCCTTACGCCGGTTGTCGCTCTTGCTCCGGTTGCGACGTTCGAACGATGGACTGGGCGGCAGGCCGAAATCTGGAAAACGCAGGGCTATGTTGAAATCACAAATCAGCGGACTGGACAGGTCATGCGGCTGAATCGTGGGCTGCTCGAGGATTACGAAGCGCATCGTGGGGAGCTCGATATTTTGAAGGCAGCACAAAAGCTTGCAGAACAGCACAAACCACTTCTCGTCATTGTCGGCTCAGAGGATTTAACTGCACCGATTGCGGAATCCGAGGCTATTGCCAACGCTGCGAAGAGTGACACGACGGAACTTGCCATCGTACCTCGAACCGGTCACACCTTTGGGACGGAACATCCTTTCGCCGGCATGACACCGGCATTCGAGAAGGTAATCGAGCTAACGAAAGAATTCTTTACCCGGCACCTCAAACAATAA